One genomic segment of Fervidobacterium pennivorans includes these proteins:
- a CDS encoding ABC transporter permease — translation MRLLTLEFKRVISRPITYIVLLGLPIIFILLGTAFFNSFGTDSLKIGVYSEDKSPLSKFTVGVVMSLFHGGTIQYVGPDYIEKLKNGELNAVVIIPSDFTTSLFSARQTEIRYVPSPVDTQLSAAAYLVFKKLFEDLSGGPFFNPKVLQQMYTSSSVPAPKLVTDKEVSFSQVFAPSLILLITMFAGMLIGAASVASDKERGLFLYYSIGKIKPYHYYLAKFTTTFLISFVAGLVSYFVFLINGFSISVIVILTVILSNALFHTALGITISSFSQNTMSSNLIAAILGVLLLFSSGSLMPVSSLPELGKKILNFVPIYKSVYLLRMAQLFSIKDDFKVLITKNLFLSIIGASIFGALSIVCIKKEFSPKKS, via the coding sequence ATGCGCTTGCTTACATTGGAGTTTAAAAGAGTTATCTCACGTCCTATTACATACATAGTTCTATTAGGCTTACCGATAATTTTTATCTTACTCGGTACTGCATTTTTTAATTCATTTGGTACAGATAGTTTGAAAATAGGGGTTTATAGCGAAGACAAGTCACCACTTTCTAAATTCACCGTGGGAGTTGTTATGTCTTTGTTCCATGGAGGGACAATTCAATACGTCGGTCCAGATTATATTGAAAAACTTAAGAACGGGGAACTTAATGCAGTCGTTATAATCCCTAGTGATTTCACTACATCCTTGTTTTCGGCAAGGCAGACGGAAATTAGGTATGTCCCAAGTCCTGTTGATACGCAACTTTCAGCAGCAGCTTATCTTGTTTTTAAAAAGCTTTTTGAAGATTTAAGTGGCGGACCATTTTTCAATCCCAAAGTGCTCCAACAGATGTACACTTCATCGAGTGTGCCTGCTCCAAAACTTGTCACGGACAAAGAAGTGAGTTTTAGTCAAGTATTCGCACCAAGTTTGATTCTTTTGATAACCATGTTTGCTGGAATGTTGATAGGTGCAGCAAGTGTGGCTAGTGACAAAGAACGTGGTCTATTTTTGTATTATTCTATTGGAAAAATAAAGCCTTACCATTATTACCTTGCTAAGTTCACGACTACTTTTCTTATATCTTTCGTTGCGGGTTTGGTTTCCTACTTTGTCTTTCTGATAAATGGTTTTTCCATAAGCGTTATAGTTATCTTAACTGTCATTTTATCAAATGCCCTGTTTCATACTGCTTTAGGAATAACGATATCGTCATTTTCTCAAAACACTATGTCATCAAATCTTATTGCCGCAATTTTGGGAGTTTTGTTGCTTTTCTCGAGCGGTTCGTTAATGCCTGTATCATCTTTACCAGAGTTAGGAAAGAAGATTTTGAATTTTGTCCCAATATATAAATCAGTCTACTTACTTCGCATGGCACAGCTTTTTTCAATAAAGGACGATTTCAAAGTTTTGATTACTAAAAATCTTTTTCTTTCGATCATAGGCGCCTCTATTTTTGGCGCATTATCAATTGTGTGCATTAAAAAAGAGTTTTCACCAAAAAAGAGTTAA
- a CDS encoding methylenetetrahydrofolate reductase, which yields MDETNKTEFFAYRFILETLPPRGTNPDKYLAFCKEAVEQGAQIIAVTDLPMGSARVSPIAPAHMLVEMGLEVLMHFSRTTRNAIRIEGDLIAAHMLGIKNLLILSGDDPRVGTYPFSSSIEDFSIYDVFKLTKLLNEKGEDLAGLKIFGSFSFNAGGVFSPFEKDLNQTLERMELKMQNGCQFFVSQPIFNSETILKLFEKSEAEELFRRTKIYIALMVFESFQQLEHYSKVPGVFVPKEYFRQKNDAHLEQYSIHQCISIIEKLAPYVHGFYLTSTTKKMETIKTISDAVVSQY from the coding sequence ATGGATGAAACAAATAAAACCGAATTTTTTGCTTATCGGTTTATTCTAGAGACACTTCCTCCAAGGGGAACGAACCCAGACAAATACTTAGCTTTCTGCAAAGAAGCTGTAGAACAAGGAGCTCAAATAATTGCGGTCACAGATTTACCTATGGGAAGTGCAAGGGTATCTCCCATAGCACCTGCTCATATGCTGGTAGAAATGGGATTAGAGGTGCTGATGCATTTTTCACGAACTACGAGAAATGCAATTCGAATAGAAGGTGATTTAATCGCTGCACACATGCTTGGTATTAAGAATCTCTTGATTCTCTCCGGAGATGACCCAAGGGTTGGAACCTATCCGTTTTCATCGAGTATTGAAGATTTTAGTATATACGATGTGTTCAAACTAACAAAACTACTGAACGAAAAGGGTGAAGACCTCGCAGGTTTGAAAATCTTTGGTTCTTTCTCGTTCAATGCGGGAGGTGTCTTCAGCCCATTTGAGAAAGATTTGAATCAGACATTGGAAAGAATGGAACTCAAAATGCAGAATGGATGCCAATTTTTCGTCTCGCAACCTATCTTCAATTCCGAGACTATTTTAAAATTATTTGAAAAATCTGAAGCTGAAGAACTTTTCAGAAGAACTAAAATCTACATCGCTCTCATGGTTTTTGAATCCTTTCAACAACTTGAACATTACTCAAAAGTCCCAGGCGTCTTCGTTCCAAAAGAATACTTCCGTCAAAAAAATGATGCACATTTAGAACAATACTCAATTCATCAATGCATCTCCATAATTGAAAAGCTTGCACCATATGTCCATGGCTTTTACCTCACTTCCACAACAAAGAAAATGGAAACGATAAAGACAATTTCGGATGCAGTAGTTTCGCAGTATTAA
- the priA gene encoding replication restart helicase PriA, which translates to MYYVVAISNYSENKMFVYSSAENITLGERVVVSFRNKKTLAYVVQKFESIEKIWESNIKELIDYEKIGLNSSKVPKIIERCDYISFIDSVRLNAFIDCALSLGYPIGRLFDLSFPPSFDKYFTLFVESANPLFNLPKMKYEEFRKMSKAKEYIENGLVRIFRDFETKKPRPRGKEEFVKLLASPEELAKLRLTSKQSVVVNYLLLKGVSTVDEILSDLEGEGIDKSVLVQLKNKGVVEITEQPIPNETTEQLSSKRKLTDEQHKAVENILEELNDRKTHLKHLLFGPTGSGKTEVYLDVIKHALNFGNVIYLVPEISLTEQTIARLRKHFPDIPIAVYHSYQTDAKRVEIWSKAVKGEINILVGPRSALFVPLKNLKLVVVDEEQDEGYYNNSEPYYDVRKILHHFPVTVIFGSATPHLETYKLAKDGLYKFHVLTKRFNVELPEVEIIDMRKEKKVTPSISKTLHEEITNVLNKGMSALIFTRRKGFSRVQCAVCGHTVKCDNCDVSMTYHSDSEKLKCHLCGLEKGVPNMCPVCGSQLFTDKGTGTEKIERELRELFPGKNIGRIDAEIIDTPEKLKKVLEALREGKLEIVTGTKMITKGLDIYRIGLVGIVDVDALISYPDINAPLRTFQLLVQVIGRAGRKEKGKAIIQTYDPNNPVIVYASAQDVIGYYERELSLRRELNYPPFADIVHVMYSNQSEEIARETIDAVYNEILNAEELYIEILGPSEHPVFKVANKYRYQFFVKTTNVSKVVNLISEIKTKYPGDWVVQVTPPEI; encoded by the coding sequence ATGTATTACGTTGTAGCAATATCGAATTACTCGGAGAACAAGATGTTCGTATACTCTTCCGCTGAAAACATAACCCTTGGAGAAAGGGTTGTGGTATCTTTTAGAAATAAAAAGACTTTGGCGTATGTGGTTCAAAAGTTTGAGAGTATTGAAAAAATATGGGAGAGTAACATAAAAGAACTTATTGACTATGAGAAAATAGGATTGAATTCATCTAAGGTACCGAAAATCATTGAACGTTGTGACTATATTTCATTCATAGATAGTGTCCGACTAAATGCATTTATCGACTGTGCACTTTCTCTGGGTTATCCAATAGGTCGGTTGTTCGACTTATCATTCCCTCCCAGTTTTGACAAATACTTCACGCTATTTGTTGAAAGTGCTAACCCGTTGTTTAACCTTCCAAAGATGAAATACGAAGAATTTAGGAAAATGAGCAAGGCAAAAGAGTACATCGAAAATGGGCTGGTTAGAATTTTCCGCGATTTCGAAACTAAAAAGCCAAGACCAAGGGGCAAAGAAGAATTTGTAAAGCTTTTAGCTTCCCCAGAAGAATTGGCAAAGTTACGATTGACTTCAAAACAATCGGTAGTTGTAAACTATTTGCTTTTAAAAGGAGTATCAACCGTCGATGAAATACTGAGCGACTTGGAAGGCGAAGGTATAGATAAAAGTGTTTTAGTGCAACTAAAAAATAAAGGTGTTGTTGAAATAACAGAACAACCAATTCCAAACGAAACAACTGAACAACTTAGCAGCAAAAGAAAGCTAACGGACGAACAGCACAAAGCCGTAGAAAATATCTTAGAAGAATTAAACGACCGAAAAACGCATTTAAAACACCTACTTTTTGGTCCTACAGGAAGCGGAAAAACAGAGGTTTATTTAGATGTTATTAAACACGCACTGAACTTTGGTAATGTGATTTACCTTGTGCCAGAGATATCATTAACAGAACAAACCATTGCAAGACTGCGAAAACACTTTCCAGATATCCCCATCGCGGTGTATCACAGCTATCAGACAGACGCAAAAAGGGTAGAAATATGGTCAAAAGCAGTAAAAGGGGAAATAAACATCCTCGTTGGTCCGCGCAGTGCCCTCTTCGTTCCCTTGAAGAATTTAAAACTTGTCGTTGTTGATGAAGAACAAGACGAAGGATACTACAACAACAGTGAGCCATATTACGATGTGAGAAAGATACTACATCACTTTCCAGTAACCGTTATATTTGGCTCTGCAACTCCACATCTTGAAACCTACAAACTTGCAAAGGATGGGCTCTACAAATTCCACGTTCTCACAAAGAGATTCAACGTAGAATTACCAGAAGTTGAAATCATCGACATGAGGAAAGAAAAGAAAGTGACTCCTTCGATATCTAAGACACTTCACGAAGAAATTACAAACGTTCTAAACAAGGGCATGTCAGCTTTGATATTCACCCGTCGAAAAGGATTTTCAAGGGTCCAATGTGCCGTATGTGGTCACACCGTGAAATGTGACAACTGCGATGTCTCCATGACTTACCACTCCGATTCCGAAAAGCTGAAATGTCATCTGTGCGGTTTGGAAAAAGGTGTTCCGAATATGTGCCCAGTTTGTGGCTCTCAACTATTCACAGACAAAGGCACAGGGACTGAAAAGATAGAAAGAGAACTCAGGGAACTCTTCCCTGGTAAAAATATTGGACGAATAGATGCAGAAATTATTGACACTCCTGAAAAACTGAAAAAAGTCCTCGAAGCTTTAAGAGAAGGAAAATTGGAAATCGTTACAGGGACGAAGATGATAACAAAAGGACTGGATATCTATCGAATAGGTCTCGTTGGAATCGTTGACGTCGATGCGTTGATATCTTATCCTGATATAAACGCTCCATTAAGAACTTTTCAACTCCTTGTCCAAGTCATTGGTAGAGCTGGGAGAAAAGAAAAAGGCAAAGCTATCATACAAACCTACGACCCGAACAATCCCGTAATTGTTTACGCAAGTGCACAGGATGTTATAGGTTATTACGAGCGTGAATTGTCGTTAAGAAGAGAATTGAATTATCCTCCATTCGCAGATATTGTGCATGTTATGTATTCAAACCAATCAGAAGAAATAGCCAGAGAAACCATCGACGCCGTTTACAACGAAATTCTCAACGCAGAAGAGCTGTATATAGAAATACTTGGCCCTTCTGAGCACCCCGTATTTAAAGTTGCGAACAAATATCGTTATCAGTTCTTTGTTAAAACCACAAATGTATCTAAAGTTGTTAATTTAATTAGTGAAATCAAAACCAAATATCCGGGGGATTGGGTTGTGCAGGTCACTCCTCCGGAGATATAA
- a CDS encoding CotH kinase family protein translates to MKSKVIFATVLVVLVAAIGYSQLIISHESGFYESPFQVEIKSTVGGRIYYTMDGTDPAVGNQGTIEYERAIPIVERYDNTLIYIPTSPLYWKTPEGEFKKATVLKIVEVVNGKVTDSAVRTYFVGIHHDLPVVSIITDPSNLFDEEKGIYVPGKLFDPTNPEWSGNYHQRGSDWERKAIMEYFENGKLVYRTEVGLRIHGEYTRNFPIKSLRLYARNKEGEFTYPFFGRKGYKKLILRNSGNDWEATYIRDSAVQEIFKGLNFDTQDNYPVVHYINGEYWGISYLMEYYDQRYLQVKHGVNEKNTVIINGDLSIQDGKEGDQESFVRLAKFVRDNDLSKLENYSYVANMIDIDSYIDYKIAEIIAANMDWPGNNERMWRVLKPEDKPFGDGKWRWMMYDMDLSFWEPTHNTLKVAMYGDPNVWDTVTMGETSTLLFRKLLENEEFRKRFLERFEYILNVVFDENRVVKIIDEHADRIKAEIALHSRRWGKPEIDNWESEIEWMKEFARERKNYIREYLNEIFRIGK, encoded by the coding sequence ATGAAAAGCAAAGTAATTTTTGCAACTGTTTTAGTTGTATTGGTTGCGGCAATAGGTTATTCCCAGCTTATTATTTCCCATGAATCAGGATTTTACGAGAGCCCATTCCAAGTGGAAATCAAATCAACGGTCGGTGGGCGTATCTACTATACCATGGATGGTACAGACCCAGCCGTTGGTAATCAAGGGACTATTGAGTATGAAAGAGCGATACCTATAGTTGAACGATATGATAACACGCTCATTTATATTCCAACGTCTCCCTTATATTGGAAAACACCTGAAGGAGAATTCAAAAAAGCAACCGTTCTAAAGATTGTCGAGGTTGTGAATGGAAAAGTTACCGATAGTGCCGTCAGAACATACTTTGTAGGAATACACCACGACTTACCAGTTGTTTCTATAATCACAGACCCGTCAAACCTTTTTGATGAAGAAAAGGGTATTTACGTTCCTGGTAAACTCTTTGATCCCACGAACCCTGAGTGGAGCGGTAACTACCACCAAAGGGGAAGCGATTGGGAAAGAAAGGCTATTATGGAATATTTTGAAAATGGAAAACTTGTTTACCGAACAGAGGTAGGCTTAAGGATCCATGGCGAATACACTCGGAATTTCCCGATAAAATCTCTCAGACTATATGCGAGAAACAAAGAAGGAGAGTTCACCTATCCGTTCTTTGGAAGGAAAGGTTACAAAAAGCTTATTTTGAGAAACTCTGGCAACGATTGGGAAGCAACGTATATTCGAGATTCAGCAGTCCAAGAAATCTTCAAGGGATTAAATTTTGATACACAGGATAATTATCCAGTTGTTCATTACATCAATGGAGAATACTGGGGTATAAGCTATTTAATGGAGTATTATGATCAAAGATACCTGCAAGTAAAACACGGGGTCAATGAGAAAAACACGGTGATTATAAATGGTGATTTGAGTATACAAGATGGAAAAGAAGGTGACCAAGAAAGTTTTGTCAGACTCGCCAAGTTTGTTAGGGACAACGACTTATCAAAACTTGAAAATTATTCGTATGTTGCGAATATGATAGATATTGACAGCTATATAGACTACAAAATTGCTGAAATCATAGCGGCAAACATGGACTGGCCAGGTAATAACGAGCGGATGTGGCGAGTTTTGAAACCTGAAGACAAGCCGTTTGGGGATGGTAAATGGAGATGGATGATGTACGACATGGACCTTTCCTTCTGGGAGCCAACGCATAACACATTAAAAGTTGCAATGTATGGTGACCCAAATGTTTGGGATACTGTAACAATGGGCGAAACGTCTACACTTCTTTTCAGAAAGCTATTAGAAAATGAAGAGTTTAGGAAGAGATTTTTGGAAAGGTTCGAATATATACTCAACGTCGTATTTGATGAGAATAGGGTTGTAAAAATCATAGACGAACATGCAGATCGAATAAAGGCAGAGATAGCCTTGCATTCCAGACGTTGGGGAAAGCCGGAAATAGATAATTGGGAAAGTGAAATAGAGTGGATGAAAGAGTTTGCAAGAGAACGGAAGAACTATATAAGAGAATACTTAAACGAGATTTTTAGAATTGGAAAGTGA
- a CDS encoding IS1/IS1595 family N-terminal zinc-binding domain-containing protein produces the protein MNNSTLSCPKCGSTSLYKNGHDKYGNQQFLCKLCHHSFKLSHSHKHKNFSFPYPKCTSCGKSKAFV, from the coding sequence ATGAACAACTCAACGCTCTCTTGTCCAAAATGCGGTTCCACCAGCTTATACAAAAACGGTCATGACAAATACGGTAACCAACAATTCCTTTGCAAACTCTGCCATCATTCCTTCAAACTTTCCCATTCTCACAAACACAAAAACTTCTCTTTCCCTTATCCCAAATGCACTTCTTGTGGTAAATCTAAGGCTTTTGTGTAG